In the Paramormyrops kingsleyae isolate MSU_618 chromosome 6, PKINGS_0.4, whole genome shotgun sequence genome, one interval contains:
- the kif5aa gene encoding kinesin family member 5Aa isoform X3 codes for MADSTAECSIKVLCRFRPLNEKEIRRGDRFIPTFQGDDTVIVGGKSYVFDRVFPTNTTQEQVYNTCARQIVRDVLEGYNGTIFAYGQTSSGKTHTMEGKLHDEERMGIIPRIADDIFSHIYTMDENLEFRIKVSYFEIYMEKIRDLLDVTKANLAVHEDRNRVPYVKGCTERFVSCPEEVMDIVDEGKANRHVAVTNMNEHSSRSHSILLVDITQEHTETEQKLTGKLYLVDLAGSEKVSKTGAEGAVLDEAKNINKSLSSLGNVISALAEGTKAHVPYRDSKMTRILQDSLGGNCRTTIFICCSPSSFNDAETRSTLMFGQRAKTIKNTASVNLELTAEEWKKKFEREKDKSKSQKETIQMLETDLKRMRHGEMKERTSNPANSSGLLLNLNSIEKYLPEAEQLEPSDAGNTSTVTCHSEDRLKYEEAISRLHQQLDSKDSEIIQQSKTAGKLRKQILERNKLLAYTHETSEDVHGHLRRLQEENHHAKMEVKEVLYALEELALNYDLKSQEVEEQSQQSQLLATELVQKMAHLQALEEELSQMQGESKQQRKHIAKVLNSLMQDLSEFSAVMGNRQIRLPVEISSALEEEFTVARIYVNKIRAEVKSMVKRCRRLETLQQECHREMEETGCELSSCQRLITQHESNICSLTECMQNVELTKKEMEESYKVLSEEMTKLQAEDTLHKGTSRELLGKDNDKGAECQEMDSHHEPPHMQLGHLHDDINEKQKIIGDLKEWNLESERELEHLHAEFACLKIQEQEKSKHLADLKFKLEQHYQSRQGLRALEKTVQELQALHYLRKVFMQDLVAQFRDIKEMEFATENWGTDTEKHRITFLENNLEHLTKIHKQLVRDNFELRSDLPKLERRLQHTAERVRALEGALRGAKAGAARDRHLYLQEVEHMRELMQTRRYQEQPEGCLDMMFQPEGDSSPKPWRPLQANSGQSSEVSSEADSATSSLDPCALHASDAENRRGDSDSCVLPVCKSSLRCGGEMAVPPKLYSAQQETATS; via the exons ATGGCCGACTCGACCGCAGAATGCAGCATCAAAGTGCTATGCCGCTTCCGCCCTTTAAATGAGAAGGAGATCAGGCGAGGAGACCGATTCATCCCCACATTTCAAGGAGACGACACCGTCATTGTCGGG GGGAAGTCGTATGTGTTCGATCGGGTTTTCCCCACCAATACCACCCAGGAACAGGTCTACAATACCTGTGCCAGACAGATCGTTAGAG ATGTCTTGGAGGGATACAATGGGACAATTTTTGCCTATGGGCAGACTTCCTCAGGCAAGACCCACACTATGGAG GGGAAGCTGCACGATGAAGAGCGCATGGGCATCATTCCCAGGATTGCTGATGACATTTTCAGCCATATCTATACCATGGATGAGAATCTGGAATTCCGCATCAAG GTGTcatattttgaaatatatatGGAAAAAATCAGGGATCTTTTAGATG TGACCAAAGCCAACCTTGCAGTCCATGAGGACAGAAACCGGGTCCCATATGTGAAG GGTTGTACTGAACGTTTTGTGAGTTGCCCAGAAGAAGTGATGGATATCGTTGACGAGGGAAAAGCCAACCGGCATGTCGCTGTTACCA ACATGAACGAGCACAGCTCCCGCAGCCACAGCATCCTCCTGGTGGACATCACGCAGGAGCACACGGAGACGGAGCAGAAGCTCACCGGGAAGCTGTATCTGGTGGACCTGGCAGGCAGTGAGAAG GTCAGTAAAACAGGTGCTGAAGGTGCTGTCCTGGATGAGGCCAAGAACATCAACAAGTCACTGTCATCACTTGGCAATGTCATTTCTGCGCTGGCCGAGGGAACG AAAGCACACGTCCCATACAGAGACAGCAAGATGACCCGGATCCTGCAGGATTCACTGGGGGGAAACTGCCGTACCACAATATTTATCTGCTGCTCCCCTTCCAGCTTTAATGATGCTGAGACGAGGTCCACCCTTATGTTTGGACAACG TGCAAAGACCATTAAGAATACGGCATCCGTGAATTTGGAGCTGACGGCAGAGGAATGGAAGAAGAAATTTGAGAGGGAGAAAGATAAGAGCAAGTCACAGAAGGAAACTATCCAGATGTTGGAGACTGATTTGAAGCGCATGCGCCATGGTGAGATGAAGGAACGCACATCAAACCCAGCCAACAGTTCCGGCTTGTTGTTAAATTTGAACAGCATAG AGAAATACCTTCCAGAGGCAGAGCAACTGGAGCCCTCAGATGCTGGAAACACCTCCACTGTGACATGTCACTCTGAGGACCGTCTGAAATATGAGGAGGCGATTAGCAGGCTGCACCAGCAGCTGGACAGCAAG GATAGTGAAATTATCCAGCAGAGTAAGACGGCGGGAAAACTGAGGAAACAAATCTTGGAGCGTAACAAG CTCCTGGCGTACACACATGAGACCAGCGAGGATGTACATGGTCATCTGAGGCGACTGCAGGAAGAAAACCACCACGCCAAAATGGAGGTGAAGGAGGTGCTGTATGCTTTAGAGGAGCTGGCACTTAATTATGACCTGAAGAGTCAGGAAGTGGAGGAGCAGAGTCAGCAAAGTCAGCTGCTGGCCACAGAACTCGTGCAGAAAATG GCCCATCTACAGGCCCTGGAAGAAGAGCTGTCCCAAATGCAAGGGGAGAGCAAGCAGCAGCGCAAGCACATTGCCAAGGTTCTCAACAGCCTCATGCAGGACCTGAGCGAGTTCAGTGCTGTCATGGGCAACAGGCAGATCAGGCTG CCTGTGGAGATCAGCAGCGCACTGGAGGAGGAATTCACGGTGGCACGGATTTACGTAAACAAGATCCGGGCGGAGGTGAAATCCATGGTGAAGAGGTGCCGTCGCCTGGAGACGCTGCAGCAGGAGTGCCACCGTGAGATGGAGGAGACGGGCTGCGAGCTGTCGTCCTGCCAGAGGCTGATCACACAG CATGAATCCAATATCTGCTCTCTGACGGAGTGCATGCAGAATGTGGAGCTGACGAAGAAGGAGATGGAAGAGAGCTACAAGGTTCTAAGTGAAGAGATGACAAAACTTCAGGCTGAAG ATACCCTACACAAAGGTACAAGCAGAGAACTGTTGGGAAAAGACAATGACAAG GGGGCTGAATGCCAGGAAATGGATTCTCATCACGAGCCCCCCCACATGCAGCTTGGACATCTGCATGATGACATCAATGAGAAACAAAAGATCATTGGTGACCTCAAAGA ATGGAATCTGGAGTCAGAGAGGGAGCTGGAGCACCTGCATGCTGAGTTTGCTTGTCTGAAGATCCAGGAGCAGGAGAAGTCTAAACATCTAGCAGATCTTAA ATTTAAGCTTGAGCAGCATTACCAGTCCAGACAGGGTCTCAGAGCGCTGGAGAAGACTGTG CAGGAGCTGCAGGCTCTCCACTACCTGCGGAAGGTTTTTATGCAGGACCTCGTGGCTCAATTTAGAGAT ATCAAAGAAATGGAGTTTGCCACGGAGAACTGGGGAACAGACACTGAGAAACACAGAATTACCTTCCTGGAGAACAACCTGGAGCACCTTACGAAGATTCACAAGCAG TTGGTACGTGACAATTTTGAACTGCGCAGTGACCTCCCCAAACTGGAGAGACGTCTGCAGCACACAGCTGAAAGAGTGCGCGCTCTGGAGGGGGCACTGAGGGGGGCCAAGGCGGGGGCGGCCCGTGACCGCCACCTCTACCTGCAGGAGGTGGAGCACATGAGGGAACTCATGCAGACCAGGAGATACCAGGAACAGCCAG